From the Hordeum vulgare subsp. vulgare chromosome 1H, MorexV3_pseudomolecules_assembly, whole genome shotgun sequence genome, the window GTCCTGTATTTCTTGattttcgttattgcttcaaggcTGTGTGGAACACAAAAGAGCTTTTGAAGTGATGCTAAACTGTTAACTGTTACCTCAAGTACCATGGTTGAGTAGAATTTACTAACTTAACTGTCAGAATGTGTTTTACTTGGTTACGAACCTGACATGTTTCTTCTTCACGCTGAAACCAAAAGGATGCTTATGGGGAAGCACCATCTGATTCAAGCGATGCTGAAGAGTGGTCTGGGAAGAGCACACTCAAAGAAGACAATGAAGAACGAAATGAAGTAGATTCATTTGCATGCAAAAGCTCCAGGGGAACGCGAGCTGTGCATCCTGACAGTTTTCATGGTTTAGTAAATGATCAACATGCAGGGGGGCTTACCTCTGATGGCAGCAATAGTAAAGCTAAGAGAAGGCAATTTGGTCCAGTAATTAATGAGGTAAAGTGACACGTTCTCATCTCTTCATAATATGTGGTTTTATATTTATCAACACCAGTGAGACAAGTTTAGCCAATTTGCATAGGTATCCAAAGATTGAAGTAGTTGCTAACACCTCATTTTTCTTTCAGAGGCTAAATCAACACTTCACAACAGAGCAATACCCTAGCCGTGCACTTAAAGAAAGCTTGGCGCAAGAACTAGGGCTGACATTCCGTCAGGTTTGTATATCTTTGTCATGAATTTCCAATTGCATGTGACAGTTGACTTGGCATTGAGCAAATCTCACAATGGCTTCTGCTGTCAGGTTAACAAATGGTTTGAAAGTACACGTCACGCAAGAGCAACTGCTATGAAAAATGGCATTCAACTAGAAAAGCATAGCAAcagtaggaagaagaagagctcaGAGGTAACTCACATGGAAgtttcagatcaacctaatgcatGTAAAGAGGAAGGTATCAGACAAGACAGTCCAGTGAAACAAGACACTGATGGTGGGCAGAGAACTCATGTCCCTCCAGAAAGCAGCCAAAGCTATACTAAAACCTCGGGATTGGTAGGCTGTCCAAAAAGTGAATCCAGAAAGAACCATGAAAAGAATACCTCCTCGAAATATGTTGGAATACCAACAGATGGCTCTGCAGAAGATCAGATTCTGGGGCTAGAACGTGAAGATGAAGGTTCAGATTCGGATGACCTGAATTTTGTCATCCATTCGGGAAATTCAGAACCTTTGAAAAATAGGGAGAAAGTTGATGACCTTGAGTTACCTTCTGCGTACTCTGAGGATGATGACTATGATTCTGATGAAGATACTGAAAATATGCAACAATGTTCAGATGAGTCAGATGCTGATGAATGTTCAGATGAGTCAGATGCTGATGAATCAAATTTCATCACCTCTTCTGACAATCCAGAAGATGTGAAGGAGAAAGTTGATGACCTTCGATTACCTTCCGAGGACTCTGAGGATGATGATTATGATCCTGCAGGTCCTGATTCTGATGAAGGTATTGGAAAGAAGCAGTCAAGTTCAGATAAGTCACTCTCTTCTGACAAATCAGAAAATacgaaaatgaaaaagaaagttGATGACCTCGGATTACCTTCTGAGGACTCGGAGGATGATGATTATCATCCAGCCAGTCCTGATTCAGATAAAGATATCGAAGAGAAGCAAGAAGACTCGGAGGATGATGACTTCTCATCTGACTCTGATGATTTCTGTGACAAGATTGCTAAATCTTGTTGTGGCCGGGAGGGAGTTCCATCAGGAGCTAAGGTTGATAGAGACCGTACCAATGACTTAGAAGGAACGACTATCTGTGCTACTGCAGCCATTTCCAATCTCCCTTCCAAGGATGCTGAAATGGGCCAATATGTTGTTTTACCGGTTTCAGCGAGACAGCAGGTTCAGTCTCCGGACAGCAAAAAACTCTATGCTGTAAGCCCCCAATTTGCTTGCGTGCATATTTTAGCACCTATTCTGATAATATTTTTGTCCATGAAAGCTTTTGGTATGTTTGTTTGTCTTGCTATCTACTGGGAGAGTGATTACTTTATTCAGTAAATTTTAAAAGCTATCATGGAAATGCTCAGCATGATTGGAACATGAGCTTAGACTAGTGCTGgcatatgatgttgccatgtcatctatagcttcattTAATCACCATATAGCAAGGTTGGCTATAAGACTAGTAGTTTGTTCCACCTTCTATCTTTCTCCTCCAATATTTATTTTATTTGCCTGGGAGCACGTGTAGAGGCAGGCTCTTGCATGAGAGCCCACACCCCTTACCTTTTCATGTCTCTCTTCTCTACCTAGGCAAAATTGCCATGTAAGTGGGCTATAAGCCtgctactccctccgatccatattacttCTCGCTCAAGCGGATGTATCTAGACGTATTTCAGTGCTAGATACATCCGTTTGAgcgacaagtaatatggatcggagggagtattatacttGCCCTTAGACATAAATGGATAGCAATCATAGCATGATAATATAGTACCAGATACGTAGCTTGTCTACTCTGTCTTGAATTTAGTTATTGTGTTTAGCATTTGAGCTGATAATAAACTATTGCCCTCAATTTTCTGTTTAGTACTCCCTCTGCCTCAAGTATAATGTACAATTTGGTTATTATGTGCACATACACGTGTATTTCACTGGCTTATGAACCTGGCATATTTCCTCTTCATGCTGAAACCGAAAGCAGGCGCATGGGAAAGCACCATCTGATTTGAGTTACAGTGAAGATTTGTCTAAGAAAGGCACACCTGAAAAGGACAATGGTAAAGAAAGTGAAGCAGGTTCTTTCGTAAATGAATTCACTCTGCAAAGGTCTCAACAAAGCTTGCATGGTTCGGTGAATGGACAGCATGCAGAAGAGCTGCTTACCCCTAACGGAAGCAGTACTACAGGTCAGAAGAGACAATATGGGCCAATAATCAATCAGGTAATATGTCATTCTTTTTCCTATATCATTAGCTGTATAGTTTTAACAGAACTAGCTGAACAGGCTTAACCAGTAAGATTTCTATCACTAGTTTGATTCACCTGCAAGCACTTCATTTTATTTTTTGCAGAGGCTACACGAGCAATTTGAAACAAATCCATATCCTAGCCGTGCTGTTAAAGAAAGCTTAGCGCGAGAACTAGGTCTGACATTCCGTCAGGTTTGTACCTCTTTTTCATGAATTTCCTATTGCATGTACAGTTGTCTTAcattgagcaaaaccctcaatatGGCTTCTGCTAACAGGTTGAGAGATGGTTTGAAAGTAAGCGGCGTCGCCTAAGAGTAGCATCCAGCAAAAACAGCACTAGCGTAGAAAATCATAGCTCCAAGGAGACGATGGTGGAAAATCCGAATATATGCAAAAGTGATGCTGTGAATGAGGATACACCATCTGGAATTCTGAATGAAGGTATCACACAGGATGGTCCACTGAAACAAGACATTGGTGGTGGGCTGAGAACAAATGTCAGCCCTCAAAATAGCAGTGAAAGATATACTTACCCCTTGGTAAAGCGCCCAAAAGGTGAGTCCAGAGAGAATCATATGAAGAATACCTCCTCAAGCGGTGCTGGAAGGCCAGAAGGTAGCGATGCAGGGTGTGTAGTTCTGGCTCTTGAAGCCGTGGACGAGAAAACAAGAGACAAAATGCTGCAGGAgctaaagaagaggaagattggcTGATGATGTTTCTAGCTAATGACCCTTTGAATTTAAGTCGGGCCATGATTTTGGCTCCTGCAAGTCAACCAGTTCTTTCTCTGAAATTCGTTACCCACATGGTGGGTGTTTTACTCCTGGAAAATCTTGAAGTGGGTGGCGTCGCAACAGTGCATTGTTATGGCAGAGATGGAAGACATTGAACATTTCATCGTGCCTTGGGCTTGGGTGCTGTTGTCTCCTTGAACGTCTCATAGTGCCTTTGGCACCTGTGCTGTCATTGGTTGTGTACATTGTTGTGTCAGTTGTTGTTTCCATAGATGAGTGACTAGTTGTTCAATTTATCGTTTATATGAATGTCAGTGGATCTCCTTGGTACATGTTGTGATATTCCCTTTTTGCGGGAAATATATGTTGTACTGTTGGTAAGGAGTATATTCTGGTTTGAGACTTGTTTTTCATGATCTCATCGTCCCTTATCTGCATCAGTTTTCACTTGCACTGGAAGATACTATGTTTTTGCTAAGACGCCTTACCTGGCTCGTGCATATTCACATGTTGAACAGCTTTATCTTTTTGCTATGCTCAACACAGCAGGACAGCACCCAGTTATAAAGGTATTGAAATGATGTTGGAAAAGTTATGCTCCATTTTATATAAAGGAAAAGTGGAATAGTGTATTTGCGAGACAGTTTCCCTACTCACCATGCGCGCAGAAACGACCGGAGCTGTCGCCGTCGCTGAACCTATTACTCCATTGCGTTAGTCTCAGGGAATGTCTTTGAGCTTCAGGTAAacgatgccttgctccaccactgGCCCTTTCCAATGGTCCAGTATTCAGAGTGGCGACGCTTTCTTCCTCTCGGCGACCTATTCCCCTTTTTGTCAAATGGAGGATGGTGGTGAGTCCCACTCGACAAACTTCACAAGACATGAATTCCGCCGCACCAGCCGACCGAAACAAGAAAGGCGGTCTTTCTCGGCGTCGAAACCGGCACATCACGGCGCGGCCGCGGTAGCTTCTCGCACACATCGAAATCATCAAAGTGAAGCCACCAGAaagacacaaaaaaacacaagtcACCACTCACATCAAACGGCATGCATGCTTGCTATGGGTGCCATATGCATGCATGTCGCTGTGACTGCCCTTTGTTCGGTACCACTACTCCTACTCGAGCAGAAATGCTACTAGAACGCTTCATTGGATCCTTccgcgcgcgtgtgtgtgtgtgtgtgttttgacgcGGTGAAAGTGAAGCTGAAGCCACAGCCGCAGTTGGTTGGGTTGGGTTGGGCGAGACGGTGGAGAAATCCGGCAGCCGGGTTCGTCGTCTACTCTACTCCAGACCAAAAGCAAAAGGGCATCTGCCGCATCTGGTCCTCCCG encodes:
- the LOC123447070 gene encoding homeobox protein HOX1A-like → MDKSNTSGSAEGVIETQNYANSSLNTETLKHQSFPIPYTSVTGERKNFKRAANRGRKGSRVLSSRTYPLRSSESTVRVLRSRSVADKSPSDAVQIAERAAEKPPRDSVDAVVKPPAKRIKRDRPAKGGPDDELSKIRKRIRYVLNRMNYQQSFLEAYANEGWKNQSLEKIRPEKELERAKAEIMRCKLRIREAFQNLDHLLTLGKLEESLFDSEGEISSDDIVCATCSLQDVTLNNDIILCDGACDRGFHQNCLNPPLLTKDIPEGEEGWLCPACDCKIDCIELINELQGTDLDINDSWEKVFPEAAAVAHGSMQNDIPDLPSDDSEDDDFDPNISEEHVSGHVEGSSEEEGDEGSDSDDSNFITSSENSEHVKEKEKVDDLGLPSEDSEDDDYDPEGPDSDKDIEEKQDESDFTSDSDDFCAEITKSCGKDEVSSGPKVGGRTNDLEGAPVRPNTSMSHLTTKDLEIDQDVILSSRRRQVQQLDYKKLYDDAYGEAPSDSSDAEEWSGKSTLKEDNEERNEVDSFACKSSRGTRAVHPDSFHGLVNDQHAGGLTSDGSNSKAKRRQFGPVINERLNQHFTTEQYPSRALKESLAQELGLTFRQVNKWFESTRHARATAMKNGIQLEKHSNSRKKKSSEVTHMEVSDQPNACKEEGIRQDSPVKQDTDGGQRTHVPPESSQSYTKTSGLVGCPKSESRKNHEKNTSSKYVGIPTDGSAEDQILGLEREDEGSDSDDLNFVIHSGNSEPLKNREKVDDLELPSAYSEDDDYDSDEDTENMQQCSDESDADECSDESDADESNFITSSDNPEDVKEKVDDLRLPSEDSEDDDYDPAGPDSDEGIGKKQSSSDKSLSSDKSENTKMKKKVDDLGLPSEDSEDDDYHPASPDSDKDIEEKQEDSEDDDFSSDSDDFCDKIAKSCCGREGVPSGAKVDRDRTNDLEGTTICATAAISNLPSKDAEMGQYVVLPVSARQQVQSPDSKKLYAAHGKAPSDLSYSEDLSKKGTPEKDNGKESEAGSFVNEFTLQRSQQSLHGSVNGQHAEELLTPNGSSTTGQKRQYGPIINQRLHEQFETNPYPSRAVKESLARELGLTFRQVERWFESKRRRLRVASSKNSTSVENHSSKETMVENPNICKSDAVNEDTPSGILNEGITQDGPLKQDIGGGLRTNVSPQNSSERYTYPLVKRPKGESRENHMKNTSSSGAGRPEGSDAGCVVLALEAVDEKTRDKMLQELKKRKIG